The following coding sequences are from one Leptolyngbya sp. NIES-3755 window:
- a CDS encoding IS1 transposase (similar to AA sequence:cyanobase_aa:LBDG_57440): MESPPTSAMVVKVEEAEMDEMWSFVQSKKQQRWLWHTIDHRTGAVLAYVLAPHEDAALKQLQQLLAPFAIERFYTDSWGAYLRLLEAQKHTVGKANTQRIERKHLTLRTRIKRLARKTICFSKSIWLHDVVIGLFINRYEFGRLV; encoded by the coding sequence ATGGAAAGTCCGCCGACGAGTGCGATGGTCGTCAAAGTTGAAGAAGCTGAGATGGACGAGATGTGGAGCTTTGTGCAGTCTAAGAAGCAACAACGGTGGCTGTGGCACACCATTGATCATCGCACCGGTGCAGTGCTGGCTTATGTGCTGGCTCCGCATGAAGATGCGGCACTCAAGCAACTTCAGCAATTGCTGGCTCCCTTTGCGATTGAGCGATTCTATACCGATAGTTGGGGAGCGTATTTACGATTGTTGGAGGCGCAGAAGCATACAGTCGGTAAAGCGAACACTCAACGGATTGAGCGCAAGCATTTGACGCTCCGCACTCGGATTAAGCGTTTAGCTCGAAAAACGATTTGCTTCTCCAAATCGATCTGGCTGCATGATGTTGTGATTGGATTGTTCATCAACCGCTATGAATTCGGTCGCCTTGTCTGA
- a CDS encoding hypothetical protein (similar to AA sequence:cyanobase_aa:MAE16520) has protein sequence MSQLTLLRTALRRHLPWHGARLTLIAEFLIALFPVKTVNLSELATGFSGKAQTASHLKQLQRFLRDYEFEYVAWVKLIVSWMSNDAPWILSLDRTQWHFGSKVVSRQLHWELPSFW, from the coding sequence ATGTCTCAGCTTACTCTGCTTCGCACTGCCTTGCGACGACATCTGCCGTGGCATGGCGCTCGCTTAACCTTGATAGCTGAATTTCTGATTGCCTTGTTCCCAGTCAAAACCGTGAACTTGAGCGAGTTGGCAACGGGCTTCAGCGGCAAAGCACAAACGGCATCGCATCTCAAACAGTTGCAGCGGTTTTTGCGTGACTATGAATTTGAGTACGTGGCGTGGGTGAAGCTGATTGTCAGTTGGATGAGCAACGATGCGCCCTGGATACTCAGTCTCGACCGCACTCAGTGGCACTTCGGCAGTAAAGTTGTGTCGCGACAATTACATTGGGAACTTCCAAGCTTTTGGTGA
- a CDS encoding ABC transporter related (similar to AA sequence:cyanobase_aa:Cyan7425_1134) → MKTFQAIRGLLPLVKFYPWAMSAIVVLGVLSSLSEGFGLSLFIPLLQSVQQTDASSGNFFLSSINQIFSEIPNESRFVFIAAFIFVCILLKSILTYANTVLFAWLNSRISHQLRSNIFNQLLSVSGSYLERNDTGKFINTLATETWQTSRALSIFVNLIIDSCTVLVFAVFLLLISWQLTIWVCVAIVLISVAIQSVTRQVKSIGQTAVQANQSLADRIWEGLGGMRVIRAFGRERYEQKRFDRASEQVRRSFFKLEMLSGVVSPLSEILSAALLLLILVVALRANQTALPTLLTFVFILYRLQPKVKQVDGARVALASLISSVAEVMALLDRSDKPYLISGHIPFQGLKREIQFEQVTFHYNPDESPAVQNISLSIPQGKTTAFVGPSGAGKSTLINLLCRFSDPTIGEIYIDGCLLRQLQLETWRDRLAIVSQDIYMFSTTVRENIAYGQLDATDDEIIKAAQLANADEFIRQLPAGYDTHIGDRGVRLSGGQRQRITLARAIIRDPEILILDEATNALDSIAEDLIQEALKTLSRNRTVIVIAHRLSTIEQADQIIVLNQGQVVEQGNLNQLLANRGLFTQLYQLQNRKH, encoded by the coding sequence ATGAAGACATTCCAAGCGATTCGCGGTCTCTTACCGTTGGTCAAATTTTATCCTTGGGCGATGAGCGCGATCGTCGTTCTGGGTGTTTTGTCTTCTCTGTCTGAAGGCTTCGGACTCAGCTTATTTATTCCACTGCTCCAAAGTGTTCAACAGACCGATGCTTCAAGCGGCAATTTCTTTCTTAGCTCGATTAATCAAATTTTTTCTGAGATTCCAAATGAGTCTCGATTTGTATTCATTGCAGCATTCATCTTTGTCTGTATCCTGCTGAAATCTATTTTAACTTATGCAAATACGGTGCTGTTTGCTTGGTTGAATTCTCGGATTAGTCATCAACTACGATCGAACATTTTCAACCAGCTTCTCAGTGTGAGCGGTAGCTATCTAGAGCGCAATGATACAGGAAAATTTATCAACACACTTGCAACCGAAACTTGGCAAACCAGTCGAGCGTTAAGCATTTTTGTGAATTTGATCATCGATAGCTGTACGGTTTTGGTGTTTGCTGTGTTTCTGCTGCTGATTTCTTGGCAGTTAACGATTTGGGTGTGTGTTGCGATCGTGTTGATTTCGGTCGCGATTCAAAGCGTGACACGTCAGGTTAAATCGATCGGTCAAACGGCAGTGCAGGCGAATCAATCTCTTGCCGATCGAATATGGGAAGGATTGGGCGGAATGCGGGTGATTCGGGCATTCGGGCGTGAACGGTATGAGCAAAAAAGATTCGATCGAGCATCGGAACAAGTTCGTCGATCGTTCTTTAAGCTAGAGATGCTGTCTGGGGTTGTTAGTCCTCTGTCGGAAATATTGTCGGCAGCATTGCTTTTATTGATTCTCGTAGTCGCGCTTAGAGCAAATCAAACGGCATTACCAACTTTGCTGACCTTTGTGTTTATTTTGTACCGATTGCAGCCGAAGGTAAAGCAAGTAGACGGAGCGCGGGTGGCATTAGCAAGTTTGATCAGTTCGGTTGCAGAAGTGATGGCACTGCTCGATCGTTCTGATAAGCCTTATTTGATCTCTGGTCACATTCCGTTTCAAGGTTTGAAGCGTGAGATTCAGTTTGAACAAGTCACATTTCACTACAACCCTGATGAGTCGCCTGCGGTTCAAAATATTTCGCTGAGCATTCCACAAGGAAAAACGACGGCATTTGTTGGACCCTCTGGAGCCGGGAAGTCAACGCTGATTAATTTGCTGTGTCGATTTTCTGATCCTACGATCGGTGAAATTTATATTGATGGTTGTCTATTGAGACAGCTTCAATTAGAGACTTGGCGCGATCGATTAGCGATCGTTAGTCAAGATATCTATATGTTCAGCACGACCGTTCGAGAGAACATTGCTTATGGTCAACTTGATGCCACCGATGATGAGATTATCAAAGCCGCTCAACTGGCGAATGCGGATGAATTTATTCGACAGTTACCTGCTGGATATGACACCCATATTGGCGATCGAGGAGTCAGACTATCCGGAGGACAACGACAGCGAATTACTTTAGCACGAGCCATTATTCGCGATCCTGAAATTCTGATCCTAGATGAAGCAACAAACGCATTAGATAGTATTGCTGAAGATTTGATTCAGGAAGCATTGAAAACGCTGAGTCGAAATCGTACTGTGATTGTGATTGCTCATCGACTTTCTACGATCGAGCAAGCGGATCAGATTATTGTGTTAAATCAAGGTCAAGTCGTCGAACAAGGAAATCTTAATCAATTACTCGCGAATCGAGGCTTATTTACTCAACTGTACCAACTGCAAAATCGTAAGCACTGA
- a CDS encoding transposase (similar to AA sequence:cyanobase_aa:MAE03690) has product MSLIDHLKQIRDYRTQPQYPLWVILVLILMGTMSGCLGYRALEDFVERHQAALLAVMKLPHKRLPSYSTIRRTMVRVDFVALTNAFNAWAQETISVPEQTAIAVDGKSIKASVEEYDSAYQDFVAVVSAFCTQLGVVIGLQARHNGSESEITTVQTLLEVLQVQGVCFSMDALHTQKNR; this is encoded by the coding sequence ATGAGCTTGATTGATCACCTCAAACAAATCCGAGATTATCGCACTCAACCTCAGTATCCGTTATGGGTGATTTTGGTCTTGATTTTAATGGGCACGATGAGTGGCTGTTTGGGCTACCGCGCATTAGAAGATTTTGTGGAGCGACATCAAGCCGCGCTTCTTGCCGTCATGAAGCTTCCACACAAGCGCTTACCCTCATACTCGACGATTCGGCGAACAATGGTGCGGGTCGATTTTGTTGCCTTAACGAATGCCTTTAACGCTTGGGCACAAGAGACAATTTCCGTTCCAGAGCAAACTGCGATTGCGGTAGATGGCAAGAGTATCAAAGCCAGTGTCGAGGAGTATGATAGTGCCTACCAAGATTTTGTCGCAGTTGTCTCTGCATTTTGTACTCAGCTCGGAGTCGTGATTGGACTTCAAGCGAGACACAATGGCAGTGAAAGCGAGATTACAACCGTGCAAACCCTGTTGGAGGTCTTGCAAGTTCAAGGGGTGTGTTTCAGTATGGATGCCTTGCACACCCAAAAAAACCGTTGA
- a CDS encoding transposase (similar to AA sequence:cyanobase_aa:MAE37920), translated as MPCTPKKTVEQIIDRGNDYVIAVKKNQPKLYEWIATQFEQHPADSIADDIEHTRNRTTQRTVSVLKPLPGLDAAWVGVQRLIRVERTGIRGAEPVHETMFYFSSLATDAEELSRRVREHWHIENRLHYPKDVVMREDIAPLCDGYAPANFAILRTIALNLFRLHGFASITKGIRHLAHNISHLFSFLQ; from the coding sequence ATGCCTTGCACACCCAAAAAAACCGTTGAGCAAATCATCGACCGTGGCAATGACTACGTGATTGCCGTCAAGAAGAATCAACCCAAGCTTTACGAATGGATTGCAACCCAGTTTGAGCAGCATCCTGCTGATAGCATCGCAGATGACATTGAACATACGAGAAACCGCACCACGCAGCGCACGGTCAGTGTTCTGAAACCCCTGCCTGGATTGGATGCAGCTTGGGTAGGTGTGCAGCGCTTGATTCGCGTCGAGCGCACGGGTATTCGTGGCGCTGAGCCAGTTCACGAAACCATGTTCTACTTTAGTTCCTTGGCGACGGATGCCGAAGAACTGAGCCGTCGTGTCCGAGAGCATTGGCACATTGAGAATCGCCTCCACTATCCGAAAGATGTCGTCATGCGTGAGGACATCGCTCCGCTCTGTGATGGCTATGCTCCAGCTAATTTTGCAATCCTCCGCACAATCGCCCTTAACTTGTTTCGATTGCATGGTTTTGCCTCCATCACGAAAGGCATTCGTCATCTGGCTCACAACATTTCTCACCTCTTTTCTTTTCTTCAATGA
- a CDS encoding glycosyl transferase family 2 (similar to AA sequence:cyanobase_aa:PCC7424_4247), translated as MIDNAPTDDRTQELVASLPTVRYVQEPKAGLNFARNQALEVANTELLAFLDDDVVVDRLWFEGLITAWAENPDAAAWTGLVLPYELETEAQILFESRGGFGRGFEKIRYGQILPQNPLYPCGAGIFGAGCNMAFRRDVLLKLGGFDEALDTGAPLPGGGDLDIFYRMIRSNNVLVYEPQYLVYHQHRRESEKLRRQYWSWGLGLMAFVAKSYQTDPPQREQLQRLITWWFQYQTKQLIKSWTGRHPLPAEMILAEIWGGIRGLFGEYPRSQQRIEQIRRQYESI; from the coding sequence GTGATTGATAATGCCCCGACGGACGATCGTACTCAAGAGCTAGTCGCAAGTTTGCCCACAGTTCGATATGTTCAAGAGCCGAAAGCAGGTTTGAACTTTGCCCGGAATCAAGCTCTAGAGGTTGCAAACACAGAACTACTCGCGTTTTTGGATGATGATGTCGTTGTCGATCGACTGTGGTTTGAGGGATTGATCACAGCTTGGGCAGAAAATCCAGATGCAGCCGCGTGGACGGGTTTAGTATTACCGTATGAACTAGAGACCGAAGCTCAGATTTTATTTGAAAGTCGAGGTGGATTTGGTCGCGGTTTTGAAAAGATTCGCTATGGTCAAATTCTGCCGCAAAATCCGCTGTATCCGTGTGGAGCAGGTATTTTCGGAGCAGGTTGCAATATGGCATTTCGACGAGATGTTCTCTTGAAGTTAGGCGGATTTGATGAAGCACTCGATACAGGTGCGCCGCTTCCAGGGGGAGGAGATTTAGATATCTTTTATCGGATGATTCGATCGAACAATGTTCTTGTCTATGAGCCGCAGTATTTGGTTTATCACCAACATCGCCGAGAATCTGAGAAATTGCGTCGTCAGTACTGGTCTTGGGGATTGGGTTTGATGGCATTTGTCGCTAAATCCTATCAAACCGATCCCCCACAGCGTGAACAACTTCAGCGATTAATAACATGGTGGTTTCAATATCAAACCAAGCAATTAATCAAAAGCTGGACGGGTCGGCATCCATTACCCGCAGAAATGATTTTGGCTGAAATCTGGGGCGGGATTCGGGGATTGTTCGGTGAATATCCGCGATCGCAGCAACGCATCGAACAGATCCGGAGGCAATATGAGTCTATTTAA
- a CDS encoding glycosyl transferase family protein (similar to AA sequence:cyanobase_aa:cce_3334), which yields MSLFKPWKVLHLNLSNPIPDLNADDHYQGLYLVIFWANIPLGHLELQMAQLPIFANELKNLILPAIAPSIGSHLLETGFQGELPIGSPKTISPELNDVLALEKPLEMVRSQTATLPAESSISVIVCTRDRPDALKACLRSLQALDPLPFEILVIDNAPSSDATYELVAQLPNIRYVKEPRSGLSAARNRGIQESRGSILAFTDDDVAVHPQWIARLQQAFSEPRILAVTGLILPTQLETRSQFLFEKSFGGFGQGYRSKEFDSEFFQTMQGRGVPVWRMGAGANMAFRRSVFDKVGNFDQRLGAGRSGCSEDSELWYRILAEGGHCYYEPKAVVFHTHRTDFASLESQMYSYMRGHVTALLVQFERYHHWGNLRRLGIALPRYYLRRTIAKLLNRSPIPAGILSAEIRGCLAGLVFYWQNRQPQNNV from the coding sequence ATGAGTCTATTTAAGCCTTGGAAAGTCCTGCATCTAAATCTGAGCAATCCGATTCCTGACTTAAACGCAGATGATCACTATCAAGGACTGTATCTTGTTATCTTTTGGGCAAACATTCCCTTGGGTCATTTAGAGCTTCAAATGGCTCAATTACCAATATTTGCGAATGAGTTGAAGAACTTGATTTTGCCAGCGATCGCACCTTCGATCGGGTCTCATCTACTCGAAACAGGCTTTCAAGGAGAGCTACCGATCGGCTCACCCAAAACAATTTCACCAGAGTTGAACGATGTTTTAGCGCTAGAGAAACCTTTGGAAATGGTGCGATCGCAAACTGCAACATTACCCGCAGAATCTTCGATCTCAGTGATTGTCTGTACTCGCGATCGTCCTGATGCTTTGAAAGCGTGTTTGCGATCGCTCCAAGCTCTCGATCCGTTACCATTTGAGATTTTAGTCATTGATAATGCACCCAGTTCAGATGCAACATATGAGTTAGTCGCTCAACTGCCGAACATTCGATATGTGAAAGAACCGCGATCGGGCTTAAGTGCTGCTAGAAATCGAGGCATTCAAGAAAGTCGGGGTAGTATTCTTGCGTTTACTGATGATGATGTTGCGGTGCATCCTCAGTGGATAGCTCGATTGCAACAAGCTTTTTCTGAACCTCGTATTTTGGCAGTCACCGGATTAATATTGCCGACTCAGCTTGAAACGCGATCGCAGTTCCTATTCGAGAAAAGCTTTGGGGGATTTGGTCAAGGATATCGATCGAAAGAGTTTGATTCAGAATTTTTTCAGACGATGCAAGGGCGGGGAGTTCCGGTATGGCGAATGGGCGCAGGGGCAAATATGGCATTTCGTCGCAGTGTATTCGACAAAGTTGGGAACTTCGATCAGCGATTGGGAGCGGGTCGATCGGGCTGTAGTGAAGATTCTGAACTGTGGTATCGCATCTTAGCTGAGGGAGGTCATTGTTACTATGAGCCGAAAGCAGTCGTCTTCCACACTCATCGAACTGATTTCGCGAGTCTCGAATCTCAGATGTATTCCTATATGCGGGGGCATGTGACTGCTTTGCTAGTTCAGTTTGAGCGATACCATCATTGGGGAAATTTGCGACGATTGGGAATTGCTCTACCTCGGTACTATCTGAGAAGAACGATCGCAAAACTGCTAAATCGTAGTCCCATTCCGGCTGGGATTCTAAGCGCAGAGATTCGGGGCTGTTTGGCTGGACTGGTGTTTTATTGGCAAAATCGACAACCTCAAAACAATGTATAA
- a CDS encoding hypothetical protein (similar to AA sequence:cyanobase_aa:tlr1953) produces MYKQALPEFLSRNPFPHPLTQGFFYREKMRAIHRIAPDRQFQDILEVGGGQGGLTALLYPRSNITNLDLDPQYTSAPCNQQPQVRFVCGDATELPFEDESFDAVTMFDVLEHIPDHRSAIAEAFRVLRPDGFLLVSTPNEHWRFPYYGLMKPICPPESEVMAEWGHVRRGYTLAELAELIDAPCQGSATFINPVTVVGHDIAFSKLPGRVQRSLCTLLSPMIWLSYALHRPESKGTETASAWKKLSESELRSRLTIVAHQSVANESQP; encoded by the coding sequence ATGTATAAACAAGCATTACCAGAGTTCTTATCTCGAAATCCGTTTCCTCATCCGCTTACTCAAGGGTTCTTTTACCGTGAGAAAATGCGAGCCATTCATCGGATTGCACCCGATCGACAATTTCAAGACATTCTCGAAGTTGGGGGTGGTCAAGGTGGACTGACTGCATTACTCTATCCACGATCGAACATTACCAATCTCGATCTCGATCCCCAATACACTTCTGCTCCTTGCAATCAACAACCTCAAGTTCGCTTCGTCTGTGGAGATGCAACTGAGCTACCGTTTGAAGATGAGAGCTTTGATGCGGTGACGATGTTTGATGTGCTTGAACATATTCCAGATCATAGAAGTGCGATCGCTGAAGCGTTCCGAGTGTTACGACCGGATGGATTTCTACTCGTTAGCACTCCAAACGAACATTGGCGATTTCCTTACTATGGTTTGATGAAACCGATTTGCCCGCCTGAATCTGAAGTCATGGCAGAGTGGGGTCATGTTCGACGCGGATATACTTTAGCAGAACTCGCTGAGTTGATTGATGCTCCCTGTCAAGGTTCTGCTACGTTTATCAATCCGGTTACGGTTGTAGGGCATGATATTGCATTTTCTAAGTTGCCGGGACGAGTTCAGCGATCGCTCTGTACATTGCTCAGTCCGATGATTTGGCTCAGTTATGCGCTGCATCGTCCAGAGTCAAAAGGCACAGAAACTGCATCTGCATGGAAAAAACTCTCAGAATCCGAACTGCGATCGCGCTTGACAATCGTTGCTCACCAATCAGTTGCTAACGAATCTCAGCCATGA
- a CDS encoding putative glycosyl transferase (similar to AA sequence:cyanobase_aa:alr3064), translated as MITPSLALFPWGDLIEDFLDSIDLTFEQFCTEMSGGWMFGYVESLKRVGVRSTLFCISNRVTSVERHLHQPTGATICVLPAPKLHTIPRRFMQNPYGWTVEDTFGKLDRFRRPVFHLLKDIAPYLATPLWSVATELKRENCRAILCQEYEYARFDACVLLGQWLNLPVYATFQGGDFQLSRLERFVRPATIQRCAGLIIATQTEIQRIQSRYEVPAAKVAQIFNPIDLENWQLYDRIDSRQRFGIPLDAEVVVCHGRIDIHRKGLDILLKAWQQVCTERSHRELRLLLVGTGRDADRFAQLIESQQNILWVNQYVRDRALIQQYLSASDLYVLASRHEGFPVAPIEAMASGLPIVATRAPGVADILGDPAKAGLIVPCDDPVALATAIGRLLDDQSLRQQFSQQARQRVEHCFSLTAIAQQLDRLMQLSVAIL; from the coding sequence ATGATTACTCCGTCGCTTGCCCTGTTTCCCTGGGGCGACTTAATCGAAGATTTTCTCGACAGCATTGATCTCACTTTCGAGCAGTTCTGCACCGAAATGAGCGGGGGCTGGATGTTTGGTTATGTTGAATCACTGAAACGGGTCGGAGTACGATCGACTTTGTTTTGCATCTCGAATCGTGTCACATCCGTAGAGCGGCATCTTCACCAACCTACCGGAGCAACGATCTGTGTTCTTCCGGCTCCCAAACTGCACACAATTCCACGCCGATTCATGCAAAATCCTTACGGTTGGACCGTTGAGGATACGTTTGGAAAACTCGATCGCTTTCGTCGTCCGGTCTTTCATCTGTTGAAAGATATTGCGCCTTACTTAGCAACACCGCTTTGGTCGGTCGCAACAGAATTAAAGCGCGAGAATTGTCGAGCGATTCTGTGTCAAGAGTACGAATATGCTCGATTCGATGCTTGTGTTTTGTTAGGACAATGGTTAAACCTGCCTGTGTATGCCACCTTTCAGGGCGGTGACTTTCAACTCAGCCGATTAGAACGATTTGTTCGCCCCGCAACGATTCAACGCTGTGCAGGACTAATCATTGCGACTCAAACGGAGATTCAGCGGATTCAGTCTCGATATGAGGTTCCAGCCGCGAAAGTCGCGCAGATTTTTAACCCGATCGACCTTGAGAATTGGCAACTGTACGATCGCATTGATTCCCGCCAAAGGTTCGGAATTCCACTCGATGCTGAAGTTGTAGTGTGTCACGGACGCATTGACATTCATCGTAAAGGACTCGATATTTTACTAAAAGCATGGCAGCAAGTTTGCACTGAACGATCGCATCGAGAGTTACGCCTGCTGCTTGTTGGGACAGGTAGGGATGCTGACAGGTTCGCTCAATTGATCGAATCGCAGCAGAACATTCTCTGGGTCAATCAATATGTTCGCGATCGCGCTCTGATCCAACAGTATCTCTCTGCATCAGACTTATACGTGCTGGCTTCTCGACATGAAGGCTTTCCAGTTGCACCGATCGAGGCAATGGCTTCGGGTTTACCGATTGTTGCCACTCGCGCTCCGGGTGTTGCAGATATTTTGGGCGATCCAGCCAAAGCGGGCTTGATCGTACCTTGTGATGATCCTGTTGCGTTAGCAACCGCGATCGGTCGTCTCTTAGATGATCAAAGTTTGAGACAACAGTTCAGCCAGCAGGCTCGACAGCGCGTCGAACACTGTTTCTCGCTCACCGCGATCGCTCAGCAACTCGATCGCTTGATGCAGCTAAGTGTTGCTATTTTGTGA
- a CDS encoding glycosyl transferase family 2 (similar to AA sequence:cyanobase_aa:LBDG_04570), translated as MTCKALVSVIIPAYNAEAFIGQTLDSVLAQTYQNFEIIVVDDGSSDRTAEIVKSYAERDRRIRLICQENSGVAAARNLAIQASIGKYISPIDADDIWYPEKLEKQVRCLETADETVGLVYSWSVYLNEAGEIIGRYIADQDFTAAEGNVFNGLLYFNFLDNASTALFRRSCIDRVGGYNCNLRAQNAQGCEDWDIYIRIAEQYSVRVVPEYLIGYRQYVGSMATNAPVMARSYEVMMTEVQQRNPNIPDRIRRWSRSTFYNYLIGKSYVSGDYQNMFVWIARCLSVDRVVLLRPGLYKVVLFAVLSFITRPFTLLVWKDQREWLNFVQQFKRSRSTLTIDEINHLTTQRQRTIWRPYDRVLLWRWRQVAQMSQNSNT; from the coding sequence ATGACTTGTAAGGCACTTGTATCTGTGATCATCCCGGCTTACAACGCAGAAGCCTTTATCGGACAGACATTAGACTCAGTTTTGGCGCAAACTTATCAGAACTTTGAGATCATTGTGGTCGATGATGGTTCGAGCGATCGTACCGCCGAAATTGTTAAATCCTATGCTGAACGCGATCGCAGAATTCGCTTAATCTGCCAAGAAAACTCCGGAGTTGCAGCGGCTCGAAATTTAGCCATTCAAGCCTCGATTGGAAAGTACATTTCTCCGATCGATGCAGATGATATTTGGTATCCCGAAAAGCTCGAAAAGCAAGTTCGCTGTCTTGAAACTGCTGATGAAACAGTCGGATTAGTTTATTCTTGGTCGGTTTATCTGAATGAAGCTGGAGAGATTATTGGGCGCTATATTGCCGATCAAGATTTCACTGCTGCTGAGGGGAATGTCTTTAATGGTTTGCTGTATTTCAACTTCTTAGATAATGCCAGCACTGCTTTGTTTCGTCGGAGTTGTATCGATCGGGTTGGCGGCTACAACTGCAATCTAAGAGCGCAAAATGCTCAAGGGTGCGAGGACTGGGATATTTATATTCGCATTGCTGAACAGTATTCAGTTCGCGTTGTGCCTGAATATCTCATCGGATATCGGCAGTATGTGGGGAGTATGGCGACGAATGCACCCGTGATGGCGAGATCTTATGAAGTGATGATGACTGAAGTACAACAGCGGAATCCGAACATTCCCGATCGCATTCGTCGCTGGTCAAGAAGTACTTTCTATAACTATCTAATCGGGAAGAGCTATGTCAGCGGCGACTATCAAAATATGTTTGTTTGGATTGCTCGCTGTTTGAGTGTCGATCGCGTTGTGCTATTGCGTCCCGGACTCTACAAAGTTGTATTGTTTGCAGTCTTGAGTTTCATCACTCGACCTTTCACGCTCCTGGTGTGGAAAGACCAAAGAGAGTGGCTCAACTTTGTGCAACAGTTTAAGCGATCGAGATCAACCCTGACGATCGATGAGATTAATCATCTGACAACTCAACGCCAACGAACGATTTGGCGACCTTACGATCGCGTTCTCCTCTGGCGATGGCGACAAGTTGCCCAAATGTCACAAAATAGCAACACTTAG